Proteins encoded in a region of the Drosophila busckii strain San Diego stock center, stock number 13000-0081.31 chromosome 2L, ASM1175060v1, whole genome shotgun sequence genome:
- the LOC108594269 gene encoding cytochrome c-1 codes for MGADAENGKKIFVQKCAQCHTYESGGKHKQGPNLAGIVGRKCGTAAGYKYTDANVNKGVTWTDANLDTYLADPKKFIPGTKMVFPGLKKAEDRADLIAFLKKNK; via the coding sequence ATGGGAGCCGATGCGGAAAATGGCAAGAAAATCTTTGTTCAAAAATGCGCTCAATGCCACACATATGAATCTGGTGGCAAGCACAAGCAGGGTCCCAATTTGGCCGGAATCGTTGGACGCAAGTGCGGCACTGCCGCTGGCTACAAGTATACCGATGCCAATGTGAACAAGGGCGTTACTTGGACCGATGCTAATTTAGATACGTATCTGGCAGATCCAAAGAAATTTATACCCGGCACCAAAATGGTGTTCCCTGGACTGAAAAAGGCCGAAGATCGCGCTGATTTGATTGCATTCCTCAAGAAGAACAAATAA
- the LOC108599967 gene encoding leucine carboxyl methyltransferase 1 has product MEPPSVGGGAAHNTTHKFHPCDEAVIATNDDASDCKRCAVRLGYWKDDYIGYFVRNQERKAPEINRGYFARVKGVEMCVDKFLKKTGGNCQIINLGCGFDTLYFRQDTAHQVKNFIELDFPTVTARKCYTIKRNKALLARINAEDGEVRLSPTDLHGPNYHLMGVDLRNLDEVDSKLAQAEVDYTLPTIFLAECVLVYIEAQNCHNLLKWIAQKFKSAVFVNYEQVNMNDRFGEVMLNNLRSRGCSLAGVESCLSLETQTNRFKDCGWSGARAWDMVQVYESISAAERQRIERLEMLDEGELLLQLFQHYCLAVAWLGVDFQDLDITVEDLMSSLNIE; this is encoded by the exons ATGGAGCCACCATCAGTTGGCGGCGGAGCTGCCCACAATACGACACACAAATTTCATCCATGTGATGAGGCTGTTATAGCCACCAACGATGATGCGAGTGACTGCAAGCGCTGCGCCGTGCGTTTGGGCTATTGGAAGGACGACTACATTGGGTACTTTGTGCGCAATCAGGAGAGGAAGGCGCCTGAGATCAATCGTGGCTACTTTGCACGCGTCAAGGGCGTCGAGATGTGTGTGGACAAGTTTCTCAAG aAAACGGGTGGCAACTGCCAGATAATTAATCTGGGCTGTGGCTTCGATACGCTCTACTTTCGCCAGGATACAGCGCATCAGGTGAAGAACTTTATTGAGCTGGACTTTCCCACAGTAACGGCGCGCAAATGCTACACAATCAAGCGCAATAAGGCCTTGCTGGCCAGGATTAACGCCGAGGATGGCGAGGTGCGTCTAAGTCCAACAGATCTGCATGGACCCAACTATCATCTGATGGGCGTGGATTTGCGTAACCTGGATGAGGTGGACAGCAAGCTGGCGCAGGCTGAGGTGGACTACACGCTGCCTACAATCTTCTTGGCCGAATGTGTGCTGGTCTACATTGAGGCACAAAATTGTCACAATTTGCTCAAATGGATAGCGCAGAAGTTCAAATCCGCCGTCTTTGTTAACTATGAGCAG GTGAATATGAACGATCGCTTTGGTGAGGTCATGCTCAACAATTTGCGTAGTCGTGGCTGCAGCCTGGCTGGCGTGGAGTCCTGCTTGTCGCTGGAGACGCAGACGAATCGCTTCAAGGACTGTGGCTGGAGTGGTGCACGCGCTTGGGATATGGTGCAGGTTTATGAAAGCATCTCAGCAGCGGAGCGACAGCGCATAGAGCGTTTGGAAATGCTGGACGAAGGCGAGctattgttgcagctgttcCAGCATTACTGCCTGGCTGTTGCCTGGTTGGGTGTTGATTTTCAGGATTTGGATATCAC TGTGGAAGATCTGATGTCCTCGCTTAATATCGAGTAA
- the LOC108602437 gene encoding tRNA-splicing endonuclease subunit Sen2, whose protein sequence is MEFKPHLKRKRSNCQDYHKLLPFPRCNETERYQGLFTGLCVEVANSEHAKITSLHDNGCYGRGSKSRGGPMSGESDETLLLGLEESCLLAYYLKVLEITDKLGNLLDWQAYLAAATTLDKKFVFKLAAYLYLKSKSWIIKSGIKFGGDFLIYKHGPRHYHASFLVLVQTQAQKLCTHYEPKNLKGIQRVAETSDKDVLILKVNQPNDFELLPATPLELKALTIEETVIRRFNYTSFVQTKQKQ, encoded by the exons ATGGAATTTAAGCCACATTTAAAACGCAAGAGAAGTAATTGCCAAGATTATCATAAACTCTTGCCCTTTCCACGCTGCAATGAAACTGAGCGCTATCAAGGCTTGTTCACCGGTCTATGCGTGGAGGTTGCAAATTCTGAgcatgcaaaaataacaaGTCTTCATGATAACGGCTGTTATGGCAGGGGGAGCAAATCTCGTGGTGGTCCCATGTCAGGCGAATCGGACGAGACGTTGCTACTGGGATTGGAAGAGTCCTGTTTGTTGGCTTATTACTTAAAAGTGCTAGAGATTACGGACAAGTTGGGCAATCTGTTGGATTGGCAGGCATACTTAGCGGCAGCCACAACGCTGGACAAAAAGTTTGTCTTCAAGCTGGCGGCTTACTTGTATCTAAAATCCAAAAGTTGGATTATCAAAAGTGGCATAAAATTTGGCGGAGATTTTC TCATCTATAAGCACGGTCCTAGACATTATCATGCAAGCTTCCTTGTTCTTGTACAGACGCAAGCCCAAAAATTGTGTACACACTATGAGCCTAAGAACTTGAAAGGCATTCAACGCGTTGCCGAAACTTCAGACAAAgatgttttgattttaaaagtGAATCAACCCAACGATTTTGAGCTACTGCCGGCCACGCCGCTTGAACTTAAGGCCCTAACCATAGAGGAGACTGTGATACGTCGCTTTAACTACACTTCATTTgtgcaaactaaacaaaaacaataa